From the genome of Pelmatolapia mariae isolate MD_Pm_ZW linkage group LG12, Pm_UMD_F_2, whole genome shotgun sequence, one region includes:
- the pnpla7b gene encoding patatin-like phospholipase domain-containing protein 7 isoform X1 produces the protein MKGMEDNDEEELCSKTSNPKLVPLDRLKATMELFVEEQTEANMWTAVLIGAVMVMSVVGVVVFLLYRRYKLSKEEAGVPHYRFRKRDKVMFYGRKIMRKVQTLSSVPASNSNSAVRQRVRKRTKVLSIARKILRIRREPPTLQPKEPPPCLLEADLTEFDVQNSHLPSEVLYMLKNVRVLGHFEKPLFLELCRHMVLIQLHQGEGLFRPGDTDDSIYVVQDGRLELCIHESDGTDAVVKEVLPGDSVHSLLSILDIITGYPAPYKTVSARAAVPSAVLRLPAAAFQSVFEKYPETLVRVIQIIMVRLQRVTFLALHNYLGLTTELFNPESQAISMVSVANVLCETHPHKGFRRQQSHSDDLGSEKADTAEKSSLSSMSTSKTKRSRSLSNPIIVTGEMSPDFNSTYVPGAKEETVPHSPVKSILKKSVTVQQTPSAVYHYSDAGGGSVYYNKVNAIFQAAKKDLLQVIQLQDPSLLDGRVNLRQVKAGSVVGHQGDQDVSVAFVISGLLHVYQRMIDREEESLLFVTHPGELVGHLAVLTGEPLIFTVRAHRDCTYLSISKAHFYEIMREEPRVVLNVAHTVVKRMSPFVRQIDFALDWMAVEAGRAVYRQGDKSDSTFIVLSGRLRSVIAKDDGKKELAGEYGRGDLIGVVEALTHMNRATTVHAVRDSELAKLPEGALNSIKRRYPQVVTRLIHLLGQKILGNMQQVTGPLAARSLGLHTPTSKWDAGNPVSNLSTVAILPVSEEVPLTAFTLELQHALCGIGPTLLLTSDNIKQRLGSAALDSVHEYRLSSWLGQQEDIHRIVLYQSDPSLTPWTQRCIRQADCIIIVGLGEQEPTVGELERMLESSAVRAQKQLVLLHREDGPPPKGTAEWLNMRSWISRHHHLCCPRRVFSRRSLPKLRELYQRVFEKCPDRHSDFSRLARILTGNSIALVLGGGGARGCSQVGILRALNEAGIPVDMVGGTSIGSFMGALYAEEKSISRMRVRAHEWAMGMTSYFKKILDLTYPVTSMFSGASFNSSISSVFKNKQIEDLWLPYFNITTDITASAMRVHTDGSLWRYVRASMSLSGYLPPLCDPKDGHLLMDGGYINNLPADVARSMGAKVVIAIDVGSRDETNLTNYGDYLNGWWLLWKRFNPLAEKVKVLNMAEIQTRLAYVCCVRQLELVKDSDYCEYIRPPIDRYGTLEFGKFDEIAEVGYQHGKTLFDVWQRSGVVDSMLKDRHQEEFHKTKTGHVVTCPNASFTDLAEIVSRIEPVKNALIEEELSDEYQTDYDEEAVESALSDYEAFTPGSEHTEEEEETADTAETDEDVPVRVRRRLKNPLQSAPL, from the exons ATGAAAG gTATGGAAGACAATGATGAAGAGGAGCTCTGCAGTAAGACCAGTAATCCA AAGCTGGTTCCGCTGGACAGGCTTAAGGCCACGATGGAACTTTTTGTGGAGGAACAGACAGAAGCCAATATG TGGACAGCTGTACTGATCGGAGCAGTGATGGTGATGTCTGTCGTTGGAGTTGTTGTGTTCCTCCTTTACAGACGATACAAACTATCAA AGGAGGAGGCCGGCGTCCCCCACTACCGTTTTAGGAAGCGAGACAAAGTGATGTTCTACGGCCGAAAGATCATGAGAAAG GTTCAGACACTTTCCTCGGTGCCTGCTTCCAACTCAAACTCAGCCGTGCGGCAGCGAGTGAGGAAGAGGACCAAAGTTCTTTCTATAGCTCGCAA GATCCTGCGCATTCGTAGGGAGCCCCCGACCCTGCAGCCCAAGGAGCCTCCTCCCTGCCTGCTGGAGGCTGACCTCACTGAGTTTGACGTGCAGAACTCCCATTTAccctctgaagtgctgtacatGCTGAAAAATGTCAG GGTGCTCGGGCACTTCGAGAAACCTCTGTTTTTGGAGCTGTGTCGTCACATGGTGCTGATCCAGCTGCACCAAGGAGAGGGACTCTTCCGACCCGGTGACACTGATGACAGCATTTACGTTGTTCAAGATGGCCGCCTGGAGCTGTGCATCCACGAGAGT GATGGCACCGATGCCGTAGTGAAGGAGGTGTTACCTGGAGACAGTGTTCACAGTTTGCTCAGCATCCTGGACATCATCACT GGTTACCCAGCACCTTATAAGACAGTATCTGCGAGAGCTGCAGTTCCCTCAGCTGTCCTGCGTCTTCcagctgcagcttttcagtCAGTGTTTGAGAAGTATCCAGAAACTCTGGTTCGTGTCATCCAG ATCATAATGGTGCGGCTTCAGAGAGTGACATTTCTTGCCTTACACAACTACCTTGGCCTTACCACTGAGCTCTTCAACCCG GAGAGCCAAGCGATCTCCATGGTGTCTGTGGCAAACGTTCTGTGTGAGACTCATCCACACAAAGGTTTCCGCAGGCAGCAGTCTCACTCTGATGATCTGGGCTCTGAAAAAGCTGACACAG CAGAAAAGTCCAGCCTCTCTTCCATGTCCACATCAAAAACCAAGAGATCCCGCTCCCTCTCCAACCCGATTATTGTTACAG GGGAAATGTCACCTGACTTCAATAGTACATACGTTCCAGGTGCCAAAGAGGAGACGGTGCCTCATAGTCCTGTCAAG TCTATTCTAAAGAAGAGTGTGACAGTGCAGCAAACTCCATCTGCTGTGTACCATTACAGTGAtgcaggaggaggaagtgtcTACTATAATAAAGTCAATGCCATTTTCCAAGCTGCTAAAAAGGATCTGCTGCAGGTCATCCAATTACAG gACCCCAGTCTGCTGGATGGGAGGGTGAATCTTCGCCAGGTCAAAGCTGGATCTGTTGTAGGCCACCAGGGAGACCAG GATGTGAGCGTGGCCTTTGTCATCTCAGGGCTGCTCCATGTCTATCAGCGTATGATAGACCGCGAAGAGGAGAGCCTGCTTTTTGTTACTCACCCCGGGGAGTTGGTGGGTCACCTGGCTGTCCTCACAGGGGAACCCCTCATCTTCACAGTGCGAGCGCACCGAGACTGCACCTACCTCTCCATTTCCAAGGCCCATTTCTATGA GATTATGCGCGAGGAGCCCAGGGTGGTGCTGAATGTGGCTCACACTGTGGTGAAGAGGATGTCGCCATTTGTTAGACAGATCGACTTTGCCCTGGACTGGATGGCTGTGGAGGCTGGCCGTGCTGTCTACAG ACAGGGAGACAAGTCAGACAGCACCTTCATCGTCCTCAGTGGCCGACTGCGCTCTGTCATTGCAAAGGATGATGGGAAAAAAGAGCTTGCCGGGGAGTATGGCCGCGGAGATCTAATTGGTGTG GTTGAGGCCCTGACCCACATGAACCGAGCCACCACAGTCCATGCTGTTAGGGACTCGGAGCTGGCCAAGCTCCCTGAAGGAGCTCTGAACTCGATCAAGAGGAGATATCCCCAGGTTGTCACTAGGCTGATTCATCTGCTGGGGCAGAAGATTCTGGGCAACATGCAACAGGTCACTGGACCCCTGGCTG CTCGTAGTTTGGGTCTCCACACGCCTACCAGCAAGTGGGATGCTGGGAACCCAGTCTCCAACCTGTCCACTGTGGCCATCTTGCCTGTGTCCGAGGAGGTTCCACTCACTGCATTCACTCTGGAGCTACAGCATGCGCTCTGTGGCattg GTCCCACTTTACTCCTGACCAGTGACAACATAAAACAGCGCCTGGGTTCTGCTGCTCTGGACAG TGTCCACGAGTACCGCCTGTCCAGTTGGCTTGGCCAGCAGGAAGACATCCATCGCATCGTCCTCTACCAGTCTGATCCCAGCCTCACACCATGGACCCAGCGCTGCATCCGCCAGGCTGACTGCATCATCATTGTGGGACTGGGTGAGCAGGAGCCCACAGTGGGCGAG TTGGAGCGAATGCTGGAGAGTAGTGCAGTCCGAGCTCAGAAGCAACTCGTGCTGCTTCACAGAGAGGACGGCCCACCACCCAAAGGAACGGCGGAGTGGCTCAACATGCGAAGCTGGATCTCCAGACACCATCACCTGTGTTGCCCCCGCAGGGTGTTCTCCAGGAGGAGTTTACCCAAGCTG AGGGAGTTATACCAGCGTGTGTTTGAAAAATGTCCAGATCGTCATTCCGACTTCTCCCGCTTGGCCAGGATCTTGACCGGAAACAGCATCGCCCTGGTGCTAGGTGGAGGGGGTGCAAG AGGCTGCTCTCAGGTGGGCATTCTGCGGGCACTCAACGAGGCAGGGATCCCTGTGGACATGGTGGGTGGCACCTCCATTGGCTCGTTCATGGGAGCACTGTATGCTGAGGAGAAGAGCATCAGTCGAATGAGGGTCCGGGCACACGAGTGGGCCATG GGTATGACTTCATACTTTAAGAAGATCTTGGATCTGACATACCCAGTTACCTCCATGTTTTCTGGAGCCTCCTTCAACTCCAGCATTAGCTCAGTCTTCAAGAACAAACAGATAGAG GACCTGTGGTTACCGTATTTCAACATTACAACAGATATCACAGCTTCCGCTATGAGAGTTCATACTGACG GTTCGTTGTGGCGGTATGTCCGGGCCAGCATGTCTCTGTCAGGTTACCTGCCACCGCTCTGTGATCCCAAAGATGGACATCTGCTCATGGATGGAGGTTACATCAACAACCTACCTG CTGACGTGGCTCGCTCCATGGGTGCCAAGGTTGTGATCGCAATCGATGTTGGAAGTCGAGATGAGACCAATCTGACCAACTACGGTGATTATCTGAATGGCTGGTGGTTGCTGTGGAAGAGGTTCAATCCACTGGCTGAGAAAGTCAAG GTCCTGAACATGGCAGAGATCCAAACACGGCTTGCCTACGTCTGCTGCGTGCGGCAGCTGGAGCTGGTGAAAGACAGCGACTACTGCGAGTACATCCGACCGCCTATCGACCGCTACGGCACACTGGAGTTTGGCAAGTTCGATGAGATTGCT GAGGTGGGGTACCAGCATGGGAAGACACTGTTTGATGTGTGGCAGCGCAGCGGTGTGGTGGACAGTATGCTTAAGGACCGACATCAGGAGGAGTTTCACAAGACCAAAACTGGTCAC GTGGTCACATGTCCAAATGCCTCCTTCACTGACCTGGCAGAGATTGTGTCGAGAATTGAACCCGTCAAGAATGCTTTAATCGAGG AGGAACTCTCTGATGAGTACCAGACAGACTACGATGAAGAGGCGGTGGAAAGTGCACTGTCTGACTATGAGGCGTTCACCCCTGGCAGTGAacacacagaggaggaggaagagacagCAGATACTGCTGAAACT GATGAAGACGTTCCAGTCAGAGTTCGACGCCGATTGAAGAACCCCCTGCAAAGTGCTCCGCTGTGA
- the pnpla7b gene encoding patatin-like phospholipase domain-containing protein 7 isoform X2 — translation MKGMEDNDEEELCSKTSNPKLVPLDRLKATMELFVEEQTEANMWTAVLIGAVMVMSVVGVVVFLLYRRYKLSKEEAGVPHYRFRKRDKVMFYGRKIMRKVQTLSSVPASNSNSAVRQRVRKRTKVLSIARKILRIRREPPTLQPKEPPPCLLEADLTEFDVQNSHLPSEVLYMLKNVRVLGHFEKPLFLELCRHMVLIQLHQGEGLFRPGDTDDSIYVVQDGRLELCIHESDGTDAVVKEVLPGDSVHSLLSILDIITGYPAPYKTVSARAAVPSAVLRLPAAAFQSVFEKYPETLVRVIQIIMVRLQRVTFLALHNYLGLTTELFNPESQAISMVSVANVLCETHPHKGFRRQQSHSDDLGSEKADTEKSSLSSMSTSKTKRSRSLSNPIIVTGEMSPDFNSTYVPGAKEETVPHSPVKSILKKSVTVQQTPSAVYHYSDAGGGSVYYNKVNAIFQAAKKDLLQVIQLQDPSLLDGRVNLRQVKAGSVVGHQGDQDVSVAFVISGLLHVYQRMIDREEESLLFVTHPGELVGHLAVLTGEPLIFTVRAHRDCTYLSISKAHFYEIMREEPRVVLNVAHTVVKRMSPFVRQIDFALDWMAVEAGRAVYRQGDKSDSTFIVLSGRLRSVIAKDDGKKELAGEYGRGDLIGVVEALTHMNRATTVHAVRDSELAKLPEGALNSIKRRYPQVVTRLIHLLGQKILGNMQQVTGPLAARSLGLHTPTSKWDAGNPVSNLSTVAILPVSEEVPLTAFTLELQHALCGIGPTLLLTSDNIKQRLGSAALDSVHEYRLSSWLGQQEDIHRIVLYQSDPSLTPWTQRCIRQADCIIIVGLGEQEPTVGELERMLESSAVRAQKQLVLLHREDGPPPKGTAEWLNMRSWISRHHHLCCPRRVFSRRSLPKLRELYQRVFEKCPDRHSDFSRLARILTGNSIALVLGGGGARGCSQVGILRALNEAGIPVDMVGGTSIGSFMGALYAEEKSISRMRVRAHEWAMGMTSYFKKILDLTYPVTSMFSGASFNSSISSVFKNKQIEDLWLPYFNITTDITASAMRVHTDGSLWRYVRASMSLSGYLPPLCDPKDGHLLMDGGYINNLPADVARSMGAKVVIAIDVGSRDETNLTNYGDYLNGWWLLWKRFNPLAEKVKVLNMAEIQTRLAYVCCVRQLELVKDSDYCEYIRPPIDRYGTLEFGKFDEIAEVGYQHGKTLFDVWQRSGVVDSMLKDRHQEEFHKTKTGHVVTCPNASFTDLAEIVSRIEPVKNALIEEELSDEYQTDYDEEAVESALSDYEAFTPGSEHTEEEEETADTAETDEDVPVRVRRRLKNPLQSAPL, via the exons ATGAAAG gTATGGAAGACAATGATGAAGAGGAGCTCTGCAGTAAGACCAGTAATCCA AAGCTGGTTCCGCTGGACAGGCTTAAGGCCACGATGGAACTTTTTGTGGAGGAACAGACAGAAGCCAATATG TGGACAGCTGTACTGATCGGAGCAGTGATGGTGATGTCTGTCGTTGGAGTTGTTGTGTTCCTCCTTTACAGACGATACAAACTATCAA AGGAGGAGGCCGGCGTCCCCCACTACCGTTTTAGGAAGCGAGACAAAGTGATGTTCTACGGCCGAAAGATCATGAGAAAG GTTCAGACACTTTCCTCGGTGCCTGCTTCCAACTCAAACTCAGCCGTGCGGCAGCGAGTGAGGAAGAGGACCAAAGTTCTTTCTATAGCTCGCAA GATCCTGCGCATTCGTAGGGAGCCCCCGACCCTGCAGCCCAAGGAGCCTCCTCCCTGCCTGCTGGAGGCTGACCTCACTGAGTTTGACGTGCAGAACTCCCATTTAccctctgaagtgctgtacatGCTGAAAAATGTCAG GGTGCTCGGGCACTTCGAGAAACCTCTGTTTTTGGAGCTGTGTCGTCACATGGTGCTGATCCAGCTGCACCAAGGAGAGGGACTCTTCCGACCCGGTGACACTGATGACAGCATTTACGTTGTTCAAGATGGCCGCCTGGAGCTGTGCATCCACGAGAGT GATGGCACCGATGCCGTAGTGAAGGAGGTGTTACCTGGAGACAGTGTTCACAGTTTGCTCAGCATCCTGGACATCATCACT GGTTACCCAGCACCTTATAAGACAGTATCTGCGAGAGCTGCAGTTCCCTCAGCTGTCCTGCGTCTTCcagctgcagcttttcagtCAGTGTTTGAGAAGTATCCAGAAACTCTGGTTCGTGTCATCCAG ATCATAATGGTGCGGCTTCAGAGAGTGACATTTCTTGCCTTACACAACTACCTTGGCCTTACCACTGAGCTCTTCAACCCG GAGAGCCAAGCGATCTCCATGGTGTCTGTGGCAAACGTTCTGTGTGAGACTCATCCACACAAAGGTTTCCGCAGGCAGCAGTCTCACTCTGATGATCTGGGCTCTGAAAAAGCTGACACAG AAAAGTCCAGCCTCTCTTCCATGTCCACATCAAAAACCAAGAGATCCCGCTCCCTCTCCAACCCGATTATTGTTACAG GGGAAATGTCACCTGACTTCAATAGTACATACGTTCCAGGTGCCAAAGAGGAGACGGTGCCTCATAGTCCTGTCAAG TCTATTCTAAAGAAGAGTGTGACAGTGCAGCAAACTCCATCTGCTGTGTACCATTACAGTGAtgcaggaggaggaagtgtcTACTATAATAAAGTCAATGCCATTTTCCAAGCTGCTAAAAAGGATCTGCTGCAGGTCATCCAATTACAG gACCCCAGTCTGCTGGATGGGAGGGTGAATCTTCGCCAGGTCAAAGCTGGATCTGTTGTAGGCCACCAGGGAGACCAG GATGTGAGCGTGGCCTTTGTCATCTCAGGGCTGCTCCATGTCTATCAGCGTATGATAGACCGCGAAGAGGAGAGCCTGCTTTTTGTTACTCACCCCGGGGAGTTGGTGGGTCACCTGGCTGTCCTCACAGGGGAACCCCTCATCTTCACAGTGCGAGCGCACCGAGACTGCACCTACCTCTCCATTTCCAAGGCCCATTTCTATGA GATTATGCGCGAGGAGCCCAGGGTGGTGCTGAATGTGGCTCACACTGTGGTGAAGAGGATGTCGCCATTTGTTAGACAGATCGACTTTGCCCTGGACTGGATGGCTGTGGAGGCTGGCCGTGCTGTCTACAG ACAGGGAGACAAGTCAGACAGCACCTTCATCGTCCTCAGTGGCCGACTGCGCTCTGTCATTGCAAAGGATGATGGGAAAAAAGAGCTTGCCGGGGAGTATGGCCGCGGAGATCTAATTGGTGTG GTTGAGGCCCTGACCCACATGAACCGAGCCACCACAGTCCATGCTGTTAGGGACTCGGAGCTGGCCAAGCTCCCTGAAGGAGCTCTGAACTCGATCAAGAGGAGATATCCCCAGGTTGTCACTAGGCTGATTCATCTGCTGGGGCAGAAGATTCTGGGCAACATGCAACAGGTCACTGGACCCCTGGCTG CTCGTAGTTTGGGTCTCCACACGCCTACCAGCAAGTGGGATGCTGGGAACCCAGTCTCCAACCTGTCCACTGTGGCCATCTTGCCTGTGTCCGAGGAGGTTCCACTCACTGCATTCACTCTGGAGCTACAGCATGCGCTCTGTGGCattg GTCCCACTTTACTCCTGACCAGTGACAACATAAAACAGCGCCTGGGTTCTGCTGCTCTGGACAG TGTCCACGAGTACCGCCTGTCCAGTTGGCTTGGCCAGCAGGAAGACATCCATCGCATCGTCCTCTACCAGTCTGATCCCAGCCTCACACCATGGACCCAGCGCTGCATCCGCCAGGCTGACTGCATCATCATTGTGGGACTGGGTGAGCAGGAGCCCACAGTGGGCGAG TTGGAGCGAATGCTGGAGAGTAGTGCAGTCCGAGCTCAGAAGCAACTCGTGCTGCTTCACAGAGAGGACGGCCCACCACCCAAAGGAACGGCGGAGTGGCTCAACATGCGAAGCTGGATCTCCAGACACCATCACCTGTGTTGCCCCCGCAGGGTGTTCTCCAGGAGGAGTTTACCCAAGCTG AGGGAGTTATACCAGCGTGTGTTTGAAAAATGTCCAGATCGTCATTCCGACTTCTCCCGCTTGGCCAGGATCTTGACCGGAAACAGCATCGCCCTGGTGCTAGGTGGAGGGGGTGCAAG AGGCTGCTCTCAGGTGGGCATTCTGCGGGCACTCAACGAGGCAGGGATCCCTGTGGACATGGTGGGTGGCACCTCCATTGGCTCGTTCATGGGAGCACTGTATGCTGAGGAGAAGAGCATCAGTCGAATGAGGGTCCGGGCACACGAGTGGGCCATG GGTATGACTTCATACTTTAAGAAGATCTTGGATCTGACATACCCAGTTACCTCCATGTTTTCTGGAGCCTCCTTCAACTCCAGCATTAGCTCAGTCTTCAAGAACAAACAGATAGAG GACCTGTGGTTACCGTATTTCAACATTACAACAGATATCACAGCTTCCGCTATGAGAGTTCATACTGACG GTTCGTTGTGGCGGTATGTCCGGGCCAGCATGTCTCTGTCAGGTTACCTGCCACCGCTCTGTGATCCCAAAGATGGACATCTGCTCATGGATGGAGGTTACATCAACAACCTACCTG CTGACGTGGCTCGCTCCATGGGTGCCAAGGTTGTGATCGCAATCGATGTTGGAAGTCGAGATGAGACCAATCTGACCAACTACGGTGATTATCTGAATGGCTGGTGGTTGCTGTGGAAGAGGTTCAATCCACTGGCTGAGAAAGTCAAG GTCCTGAACATGGCAGAGATCCAAACACGGCTTGCCTACGTCTGCTGCGTGCGGCAGCTGGAGCTGGTGAAAGACAGCGACTACTGCGAGTACATCCGACCGCCTATCGACCGCTACGGCACACTGGAGTTTGGCAAGTTCGATGAGATTGCT GAGGTGGGGTACCAGCATGGGAAGACACTGTTTGATGTGTGGCAGCGCAGCGGTGTGGTGGACAGTATGCTTAAGGACCGACATCAGGAGGAGTTTCACAAGACCAAAACTGGTCAC GTGGTCACATGTCCAAATGCCTCCTTCACTGACCTGGCAGAGATTGTGTCGAGAATTGAACCCGTCAAGAATGCTTTAATCGAGG AGGAACTCTCTGATGAGTACCAGACAGACTACGATGAAGAGGCGGTGGAAAGTGCACTGTCTGACTATGAGGCGTTCACCCCTGGCAGTGAacacacagaggaggaggaagagacagCAGATACTGCTGAAACT GATGAAGACGTTCCAGTCAGAGTTCGACGCCGATTGAAGAACCCCCTGCAAAGTGCTCCGCTGTGA